In Carya illinoinensis cultivar Pawnee chromosome 9, C.illinoinensisPawnee_v1, whole genome shotgun sequence, the following are encoded in one genomic region:
- the LOC122276295 gene encoding uncharacterized protein LOC122276295 yields the protein MPLHGSSFCYNGIASTVREVYSLPCSFVNSFATLHHLSEPSLKQCGVVMVKPFGRRHRFQVLPGDHHLSLQTGRSKLFQQDSSLVSTRPCQGKREDTQDPLGGESITMDEQALELELQIAIAEENYVEAAKIRDSLKNLHEDSKTSVLLANARFYDSFKTGDLAAMQKLWAKGDEVCVVHPGANGIPGHEDVMESWEFVWADYEFPLEIQLKDVRVHVKGDVGYVTCRKFVKTEGSKWGVQFATNVFERIDGQWFICIHHASPIDL from the exons ATGCCGCTTCATGGGTCTAGCTTCTGCTATAAC GGTATTGCTTCTACCGTCAGAGAAGTTTATAGCCTGCCATGTTCATTTGTCAATAGTTTTGCTACACTTCATCATCTTTCTGAACCTTCCCTGAAGCAATGCGGTGTAGTTATGGTTAAACCCTTTGGTCGAAGACATAGGTTCCAGGTCTTGCCCGGTGATCATCACCTCAGTTTGCAAACTGGAAGATCCA AATTATTTCAACAAGATTCCAGTTTGGTCTCAACGAGACCATGTCAAGGGAAAAGAGAGGACACACAGGATCCCTTAGGCGGTGAAAGCATTACAATGGATGAACAAGCCTTAGAGCTGGAGCTGCAGATTGCCATCGCTGAGGAAAACTATGTTGAAGCAGCAAAAATTAGGGATAGCCTTAAAAATCTCCACGAGGATAGCAAAACATCAGTATTACTAGCAAATGCTCGATTTTACGACTCATTCAAAACTGGGGATTTAGCTGCTATGCAAAAGCTTTGGGCCAAAGGCGACGAGGTCTGTGTTGTACACCCAGGTGCAAATGGGATACCGGGTCATGAAGATGTTATGGAAAGTTGGGAGTTCGTATGGGCGGACTATGAATTCCCACTAGAGATTCAACTGAAGGATGTGAGGGTTCATGTTAAGGGGGATGTAGGGTATGTTACGTGCAGGAAATTCGTTAAGACTGAAGGTAGCAAATGGGGTGTACAGTTTGCTACAAATGTATTTGAGAGAATTGATGGTCAATGGTTTATCTGTATTCATCATGCTTCACCTATTGATTTGTGA